The following coding sequences are from one Aeromicrobium duanguangcaii window:
- a CDS encoding GuaB1 family IMP dehydrogenase-related protein — translation MRFLNDLQPSHDLTYNDVFMVPGRSEVASRFDVDLSTGDGTGATLPLVVSNMTAVSGRRMAETVARRGGIAILPQDIPLDIVAETVSRVKAAHPVYDTPVVLTPTMTVGEALSLVPKRAHGGAVVVESLDTPEMKVIGVFTPQQAAEIDRFAQVREVMLTDPFVLQAGADPREMFNELSEQHVPFAPVVDGGALAGVLTRKGALRSTIYTPATDPQGRLVVGAAIGINGDVRRKAEELVALGVDVLVVDTAHGHQAKMFDALPIVREVRDAHEAATGRRVPIAAGNVVSASGVRDLVEAGADIVKVGVGPGAMCTTRMMTGVGRPQFSAVLECADAARELGAHVWADGGVRWPRDVALALAAGAGSVMIGSWFAGTHESPGDLMHGADGRAYKESFGMASSRAVANRTRDAAGFERARMALFEEGISTSRMFLDPERPGVEDLIDQITAGVRSSFTYAGARSLEEFAERATVGLQSSAGYDEGRPLHASW, via the coding sequence TTCGACGTCGACCTGTCCACCGGCGACGGCACCGGCGCGACCCTGCCGCTGGTGGTGTCCAACATGACCGCGGTCTCCGGACGCCGCATGGCCGAGACCGTCGCCCGCCGCGGCGGCATCGCGATCCTGCCCCAGGACATCCCGCTGGACATCGTCGCCGAGACGGTCAGCCGCGTGAAGGCCGCGCACCCGGTCTACGACACCCCCGTCGTGCTCACCCCGACCATGACGGTCGGCGAGGCGCTGAGCCTCGTCCCCAAGCGCGCCCACGGCGGCGCGGTCGTCGTCGAGTCGCTCGACACCCCCGAGATGAAGGTCATCGGCGTCTTCACGCCGCAGCAGGCCGCCGAGATCGACCGGTTCGCCCAGGTCCGTGAGGTCATGCTGACCGATCCGTTCGTGCTGCAGGCCGGCGCCGACCCTCGCGAGATGTTCAACGAGCTCTCCGAGCAGCACGTCCCGTTCGCCCCCGTCGTCGATGGTGGCGCGCTGGCCGGCGTGCTGACCCGCAAGGGCGCGCTGCGCTCGACGATCTACACCCCCGCCACCGACCCGCAGGGCCGGCTCGTCGTGGGTGCCGCGATCGGCATCAACGGCGACGTCCGGCGCAAGGCCGAGGAGCTCGTCGCCCTCGGGGTGGACGTCCTCGTCGTCGACACCGCGCACGGCCACCAGGCCAAGATGTTCGACGCCCTGCCCATCGTCCGTGAGGTCCGCGACGCCCACGAGGCAGCCACGGGCCGACGCGTGCCCATCGCGGCCGGCAACGTCGTCTCGGCGTCGGGCGTGCGAGACCTCGTCGAGGCCGGCGCCGACATCGTCAAGGTCGGCGTGGGTCCCGGCGCGATGTGCACGACGCGCATGATGACCGGCGTCGGCCGGCCCCAATTCTCGGCCGTGCTGGAGTGCGCCGACGCCGCCCGTGAGCTCGGCGCCCACGTGTGGGCCGACGGCGGCGTGCGCTGGCCCCGCGACGTGGCCCTCGCCCTGGCCGCCGGCGCCGGCTCGGTGATGATCGGCTCGTGGTTCGCCGGCACGCACGAGAGCCCCGGCGACCTCATGCACGGCGCCGACGGACGCGCCTACAAGGAGTCGTTCGGCATGGCGTCCTCGCGCGCCGTGGCCAACCGCACGCGCGACGCCGCCGGCTTCGAGCGGGCGCGCATGGCCCTGTTCGAGGAGGGCATCTCGACCTCGCGGATGTTCCTCGATCCGGAGCGCCCGGGCGTCGAGGACCTCATCGACCAGATCACCGCCGGTGTCCGCTCGTCCTTCACCTACGCGGGCGCGCGCTCGCTGGAGGAGTTCGCCGAGCGCGCCACCGTGGGCCTGCAGTCCAGCGCCGGCTACGACGAGGGACGCCCGCTGCACGCCTCCTGGTGA
- a CDS encoding GNAT family N-acetyltransferase codes for MQIREMTESDWPQVWPFFQEIVQAGETYAYPLDLTSEQARELWTKPAPGRTVVLEEDGTVLGSAIMGPNRPGRGSHVGTASFMVSPQARGRGVGRRLGEHVVQWHRDSGFRAIQFNAVVETNTAAVALWRSLGFEIIGTVPEAFDSRAHGLVGLHVMHLPLVPLSAG; via the coding sequence GTGCAGATCCGGGAGATGACCGAGTCCGACTGGCCGCAGGTGTGGCCGTTCTTCCAGGAGATCGTCCAGGCGGGCGAGACCTACGCCTATCCGCTGGACCTCACCTCGGAGCAGGCGCGCGAGCTGTGGACGAAGCCGGCGCCCGGACGCACGGTCGTCCTCGAGGAGGACGGGACGGTCCTGGGCAGCGCGATCATGGGGCCCAACCGGCCCGGTCGCGGCAGTCACGTGGGCACCGCGTCGTTCATGGTCTCGCCGCAGGCGCGCGGTCGCGGGGTCGGCCGCCGGCTGGGCGAGCACGTCGTCCAGTGGCACCGCGACTCCGGCTTCCGCGCCATCCAGTTCAACGCCGTGGTCGAGACCAACACGGCCGCCGTCGCGCTGTGGCGGTCGCTGGGCTTCGAGATCATCGGCACCGTGCCGGAGGCGTTCGACTCGCGCGCGCACGGCCTCGTCGGCCTGCACGTGATGCACCTGCCGCTGGTGCCGCTCAGCGCAGGATGA